GCGAATACGTCCCGCCGCCCAGGCCGAGCGAATCACGCCGAGCGCGGTGCCATGACCGCCGGTGGCCAGCGCGCCGGTATTGCAATGGGTATAAATGACGCCGCCCTCGGGCAGCAGACCTACGCCGAAGGCGGCCAGGCGCTGATTCATGGCCAGGTCATCCTGATGGATACGGCAGGCGGTATCGTCCAGCGCCTGAATCAACGCCTGGCCCTGAAGCGTGGCAGCCGCCTCGCGCATGCGGTCAAGCGCCCAGAACAGGTTGACGGCGGTCGGGCGGCTGGCGGCCAGGGTGGCAAAGGCGGGGCGCAAGCGGTCCGGGTCGGCGTTGTCGCCCAGTTGTCGCGCGGCCAGCACGATCCCGTAGGCGGCGGCGATGCCGATGGCCGGTGCACCGCGCACCACCATGTCGCGGATCGCCTGGGCGACCCCGTCGGCGTCGTCGTAGCGGTGCCAGTGTGTTTCGGCAGGCAACAGGCGCTGGTCGAGCAGGGCCAGGGCGTCACCTTGCCAGTGCAGGGCGGGGCTGCGAATCTCGGACACGGTCTCTCCTTTACGGCGATGTCTGATCGGGTGGATGCGACGTGGCCGGGGCGCCATGCCGGTCAGGGTAGATGATCGGCGGCCGACCCGCCCGGCGGCGCATCCAGTTGATGCTGTCATACACGGCGCGGCGGCGGATGATAGCGCGTTCGATGCGGTATTTCCCCGGAAACGTGCTGATGGCCAGGCCGATGAGCACGGTCAGCAGGCCCTGCCCGGGCAGGAACATCAGGATGATGCCGAGCAGCACCAGCAGCAGGCCAAGGCTGTTGCGCAGCACCCAGATGGCCGAATGCAGCGCGCCGGTGCGCAGCTGCGGTTTGCTGCGGGCCAGGAAGTAATCTGCGGGCATGCGTACGACAAG
This region of Isoalcanivorax indicus genomic DNA includes:
- a CDS encoding PGPGW domain-containing protein, with protein sequence MWSSYIEQLEPLLGPWTAWLIGSGLAVGLASMIAVPWLVVRMPADYFLARSKPQLRTGALHSAIWVLRNSLGLLLVLLGIILMFLPGQGLLTVLIGLAISTFPGKYRIERAIIRRRAVYDSINWMRRRAGRPPIIYPDRHGAPATSHPPDQTSP
- the mtnA gene encoding S-methyl-5-thioribose-1-phosphate isomerase, with product MSEIRSPALHWQGDALALLDQRLLPAETHWHRYDDADGVAQAIRDMVVRGAPAIGIAAAYGIVLAARQLGDNADPDRLRPAFATLAASRPTAVNLFWALDRMREAAATLQGQALIQALDDTACRIHQDDLAMNQRLAAFGVGLLPEGGVIYTHCNTGALATGGHGTALGVIRSAWAAGRIRGVIAGETRPWLQGSRLTSWELMQDRIPVTLVVDSAAGHLMQRGQVQAVIVGADRITANGDTANKIGTYALAVLARHHGLPFIVAAPCSTIDPARADGHSIEIEERDGAEVRRIREQQLAPHDVEVANPAFDVTPAALITAIVTEHGVIPAPDTDKMAAHLRYAESTHD